The following are encoded in a window of Jeotgalibacillus aurantiacus genomic DNA:
- a CDS encoding CobW family GTP-binding protein has product MKPTEILLLSGFLGSGKTTLLQRFLEKEKQTGRKVAVIMNEIGQYSVDSHAVGEDTPLKELLNGCICCSMKDELELTLLSLFTQEQPDVIYIEATGAAHPVDILDACLHPLIAPYVNLRAVVSLVDTEKWLIKSRLSPQISTLLTEQIRHADDIVLNKMDRVSELDMATAVAEIKEINSHATIHQVSFAAVSPDKIGQRTGQKDDHIPVTTTSLKIQSYTYGFTNAISKERFEEWLRQLPDTIHRIKGFVQFEQGKTTQIQYSYGIPIYTDEIMKLPMNLVLIGESLDKEKLREELNALEHPLLAKNRSR; this is encoded by the coding sequence ATGAAACCCACTGAAATCCTGCTTTTAAGCGGATTTTTAGGAAGCGGAAAAACAACGCTGCTACAGCGATTTCTTGAAAAAGAAAAGCAGACAGGACGAAAAGTAGCCGTCATTATGAACGAAATCGGTCAGTACTCCGTCGACTCCCACGCTGTCGGGGAAGACACGCCGCTAAAGGAGCTGTTAAACGGCTGTATTTGCTGCTCCATGAAGGACGAGCTCGAGCTCACATTGCTGTCACTGTTTACGCAGGAGCAGCCGGACGTCATCTATATCGAAGCCACAGGCGCGGCACACCCGGTTGATATATTAGACGCCTGCCTGCACCCGCTCATTGCGCCTTACGTCAACCTGCGCGCTGTCGTCAGCCTGGTCGATACAGAAAAATGGCTCATCAAAAGCCGTCTCAGCCCGCAAATCAGCACACTGCTCACCGAACAAATCCGTCATGCAGATGACATCGTGCTCAATAAAATGGACCGTGTGAGCGAGCTTGACATGGCGACGGCAGTAGCAGAAATAAAGGAAATCAACAGTCATGCAACGATCCATCAGGTCTCATTCGCTGCAGTGAGCCCTGATAAAATCGGACAACGTACCGGGCAAAAAGACGATCATATTCCCGTCACCACAACCAGCCTGAAAATCCAGTCTTATACATACGGATTTACAAACGCGATTTCAAAAGAACGCTTCGAAGAATGGCTGCGCCAGCTTCCGGACACCATTCACCGCATCAAAGGATTCGTCCAGTTCGAACAAGGCAAAACAACACAAATCCAATACTCATACGGCATCCCGATCTACACCGACGAAATCATGAAGCTGCCGATGAACTTGGTACTCATTGGCGAGTCGCTTGATAAAGAGAAGTTGAGAGAAGAATTAAATGCGCTGGAACATCCATTACTTGCAAAAAACCGGTCCAGATGA
- the dcd gene encoding dCTP deaminase has translation MILSGKSIREKLSNGELDVSPYTEEQIQPASIDLRLGEHFLTIDEHAGTALSMEEEAAYRSVRVEKGGTIVIPPQSFLLATTVESVRLPSHLTAFVEGRSSIGRLGLFIQNAGWVDPGFYGQITLELFNANRLPITLTPGRRICQLVVAEVDQPADPYEGKYLGQTDATASRIFLDQERVKRDETH, from the coding sequence ATGATTTTATCAGGCAAATCGATTCGTGAAAAACTGTCAAACGGAGAGCTTGACGTCTCGCCCTATACAGAAGAACAAATTCAGCCGGCCTCTATTGACCTGAGGCTTGGCGAGCACTTTTTAACGATTGATGAGCATGCAGGCACCGCACTGTCGATGGAGGAGGAAGCAGCTTACCGGAGCGTACGCGTGGAAAAAGGCGGAACGATTGTCATTCCGCCTCAATCTTTTTTACTCGCGACCACGGTTGAATCCGTGCGTCTGCCGTCTCATCTAACAGCATTTGTAGAAGGCAGAAGCTCGATCGGACGACTCGGGCTCTTCATTCAGAATGCCGGCTGGGTCGATCCCGGATTTTACGGTCAGATCACACTGGAGCTATTTAATGCGAACCGACTGCCAATCACGCTGACGCCAGGCCGCAGAATCTGTCAGCTCGTTGTCGCAGAAGTGGACCAGCCGGCTGACCCGTATGAGGGCAAATATCTCGGGCAAACCGATGCCACCGCCAGTCGGATCTTTTTAGATCAGGAAAGGGTGAAGCGTGATGAAACCCACTGA
- the folE2 gene encoding GTP cyclohydrolase FolE2, producing MLNKALPTKEERHKQFGSVDKIKGTKPTDKEKMADLQNEKKDYYFAIDQVGISNIRYPVFIESERAPVFQQTEGIFKLTTSLPDSEKGINMSRLPEALHAFYEAQKPLTFETLRELTGDIAGRMKQENAHIEVTFPWYTERKSPAMEVSGLHHTHVTLASSWQADGKRTESITMKAKVATLCPCSKEISEYSAHNQRGVVTVNLQFDSGQLPKSYKEDLLHVLESNASAALYPILKRPDEKFVTEQAFENPRFVEDLIRLIASELYETGWVRAFEITCENQESIHLHDAYAHLKVDKERQR from the coding sequence ATGTTAAATAAAGCATTGCCAACCAAAGAGGAACGTCATAAGCAGTTTGGATCTGTTGATAAGATAAAGGGGACGAAGCCGACGGATAAGGAAAAGATGGCAGATCTCCAGAATGAGAAGAAGGATTATTATTTTGCGATTGATCAGGTGGGGATCTCGAATATCCGCTACCCGGTTTTCATTGAATCGGAGCGTGCACCAGTATTCCAGCAGACAGAAGGGATTTTTAAGCTGACGACAAGCCTGCCGGATTCTGAAAAAGGCATTAATATGAGCCGTCTTCCGGAAGCGCTGCATGCTTTTTATGAAGCGCAAAAACCACTCACATTCGAAACGCTGCGTGAGCTGACAGGGGATATTGCCGGACGCATGAAGCAGGAGAATGCGCATATTGAGGTCACATTCCCGTGGTACACCGAGCGAAAGAGCCCGGCGATGGAAGTATCCGGTCTGCATCACACACACGTCACCCTGGCTTCCTCCTGGCAGGCAGACGGAAAACGTACGGAATCCATCACGATGAAGGCCAAGGTTGCGACTTTGTGTCCATGTTCAAAGGAAATCAGTGAGTACAGCGCACATAATCAGCGCGGCGTTGTTACGGTGAATCTACAGTTTGATAGCGGGCAGCTGCCGAAATCATATAAAGAGGACCTGCTTCACGTGCTCGAATCCAACGCAAGTGCAGCACTGTATCCGATTTTAAAACGGCCGGATGAAAAGTTTGTCACGGAACAGGCTTTTGAGAACCCGCGTTTTGTAGAGGATCTGATCCGTCTGATCGCCTCTGAGCTGTATGAAACCGGATGGGTACGTGCGTTTGAAATTACGTGTGAAAATCAGGAGTCGATCCACCTGCACGATGCCTACGCCCATTTAAAAGTGGACAAGGAGCGTCAGCGATGA
- a CDS encoding DASH family cryptochrome, with amino-acid sequence MEVAVVWFRKDLRTVDHRPLRRAVECGLPVVGVYVFDPADYQKTRYGFKKTERFRAAFIMESVRDLRRELNDLNIPLVVRFGDPGEVFDALQEKMRISRLFFHEEIGSEEQTAERAVRQVLTAKVTIDHGHNLYDPDDLPFEPYAVPDTFSQFRKRIEKDGALLRPPLKAPQPLGKKLNVEEGDLPSLQELGLEELKQPLRFRGGMTEGLKRLQHYLFESDQLRVYKETRNGMLEEDDSSKFSPWLAHGCLSPRMVMEEVQCYEAERVKNDSTYWLYFELLWRDYFHLVHRRYGDDLFQASGLRDRVPPWERNDEHEAAWMEGRTGYPLVDASMRELAATGFTSNRARQNVASFWTKNLGLDWRVGASWFESLLIDYDVASNYGNWLYQAGVGNDALQFRAFNVVKQAKDYDPDGAFLHHWLPELSRVKPPKLFAPYEMTDEDQQKAGIVIGKDYPKPIVPLFDSVEKQKVKFLKAMK; translated from the coding sequence ATGGAGGTTGCTGTGGTCTGGTTCCGGAAGGATTTGCGCACGGTGGATCACCGGCCTTTGAGGCGTGCGGTGGAGTGCGGGCTGCCGGTTGTGGGTGTGTATGTGTTTGATCCTGCGGATTATCAGAAGACGCGTTATGGATTTAAGAAGACGGAGCGGTTCAGGGCTGCTTTTATCATGGAGAGTGTGCGTGATTTGCGCCGTGAATTGAACGATTTGAATATCCCGCTTGTGGTGCGGTTCGGGGATCCGGGTGAGGTGTTTGATGCGCTGCAGGAGAAAATGCGGATTTCGAGGCTGTTTTTTCATGAGGAAATTGGCAGTGAGGAGCAGACAGCTGAGCGGGCGGTGCGACAGGTGCTGACGGCAAAGGTGACGATTGATCACGGTCATAATTTATATGATCCGGATGACTTGCCGTTTGAGCCATATGCCGTGCCGGATACGTTTTCCCAGTTTAGAAAAAGAATTGAGAAGGATGGTGCGTTATTGAGACCTCCTTTAAAGGCGCCGCAACCACTCGGTAAGAAGCTTAATGTTGAGGAGGGTGATCTTCCCTCCCTGCAGGAGCTCGGGCTTGAAGAACTTAAACAGCCACTTCGCTTCAGAGGTGGGATGACAGAGGGCTTGAAACGGCTTCAGCATTATTTGTTTGAGTCTGACCAGCTTCGCGTTTACAAAGAAACGCGCAACGGCATGCTTGAGGAGGATGATTCATCGAAGTTTTCACCGTGGCTTGCCCATGGCTGCCTGTCACCGCGGATGGTGATGGAGGAGGTGCAGTGCTATGAGGCAGAGCGTGTGAAAAATGACTCCACGTATTGGCTGTATTTTGAGCTGTTGTGGCGCGATTATTTTCATCTGGTGCACCGGCGCTACGGGGATGATCTGTTCCAGGCGTCCGGGCTGCGTGACCGGGTTCCGCCGTGGGAGCGTAATGATGAGCACGAAGCTGCCTGGATGGAGGGCCGCACCGGTTATCCGCTAGTCGATGCATCGATGCGGGAGCTTGCTGCGACAGGGTTTACGTCCAACCGGGCCCGTCAAAATGTGGCGAGCTTCTGGACGAAAAACCTCGGCCTCGACTGGCGCGTGGGGGCTTCCTGGTTTGAGTCGCTGCTCATTGATTATGATGTGGCGAGCAATTACGGTAACTGGCTGTACCAGGCGGGTGTCGGCAATGATGCGCTGCAATTTAGGGCGTTTAATGTCGTGAAGCAGGCGAAGGATTATGATCCGGATGGTGCGTTTTTGCATCACTGGCTGCCCGAGCTGTCACGCGTGAAGCCGCCGAAGCTGTTTGCGCCTTATGAAATGACTGATGAAGATCAGCAGAAAGCGGGGATTGTGATTGGGAAGGACTATCCGAAGCCGATCGTGCCACTGTTTGATTCAGTGGAAAAGCAGAAAGTGAAATTTTTAAAGGCAATGAAGTGA
- a CDS encoding sensor domain-containing diguanylate cyclase translates to MREIIIYMVIYLIPAGILLYMAADIFWRNTRRIEHRLLSAYIACYAILFLSEFIRQQVDISYSPIIITYVFGNAGLLILCFSMHFIFKVTPLHQKIPALLYPWIFYLPGLPVLLSIVFQTNFTNSDTFEQNGMFIYPEFNNAYLATLTMGNVFHLLIILMLISVQRKLKVDAQKRILKLLSIIASIVLFWDIIFGYFDFRGLIPPYPYIYGGMIWALALSIGMRKFDFLASYHKRFSTLYTLNPAAIMLIDRNFEVESANPAAKKLMGLQRIKATPFADYLPEKRMDDSLKRFAQAFESGTRFTDFETKIVNADGNEKYVVMDGDFIYIDQRVYLMLIIRDVHSYKEAEQTIRFLAYHDPLTKLSNRRSFYEMAATELELKENRAFLILDLDGFKGVNDTYGHQTGDDFLIHVGRLFESVVGEKGLAARVGGDEFYAFLTYVDDEDLHHQLRLMRRVFNEEPLELGEVFLPIRFSLGVSRFPVDAQDVETLIHKADQAMYSVKNAEKNDYALWEEPSKRRVRTGKD, encoded by the coding sequence ATGAGAGAAATAATAATTTATATGGTCATCTATTTAATTCCGGCTGGTATTTTATTGTACATGGCCGCAGATATCTTCTGGCGTAACACCCGCCGGATTGAACACCGTTTATTAAGTGCGTATATTGCCTGTTACGCGATTTTATTTCTGTCGGAATTTATCCGTCAGCAGGTTGATATCTCCTATAGCCCCATCATCATCACCTACGTTTTTGGAAATGCCGGTTTGCTGATTTTATGCTTTTCCATGCACTTCATTTTTAAAGTAACACCGCTTCATCAAAAGATTCCTGCCCTGCTTTATCCATGGATTTTTTATCTTCCAGGTCTTCCTGTTCTTTTATCCATCGTATTTCAGACCAACTTTACAAACAGCGATACGTTTGAACAAAACGGAATGTTTATTTATCCCGAATTTAACAACGCTTATCTTGCCACGCTGACCATGGGAAATGTTTTTCACCTGCTGATTATCCTAATGTTGATTTCCGTTCAGAGAAAATTGAAGGTAGATGCTCAGAAGCGGATTTTGAAGCTGCTTTCGATCATTGCGAGCATTGTTCTTTTTTGGGATATCATCTTCGGCTATTTCGATTTCAGAGGCCTGATCCCACCTTATCCGTATATTTACGGCGGGATGATCTGGGCGCTTGCTCTCAGTATAGGGATGCGGAAGTTTGATTTTCTGGCTTCCTACCACAAGCGTTTTTCAACATTGTATACGCTGAATCCGGCTGCTATTATGCTCATTGACCGGAATTTTGAAGTGGAGAGTGCCAATCCTGCGGCGAAAAAACTGATGGGACTGCAGCGGATTAAAGCCACACCCTTTGCGGATTATCTCCCTGAAAAGCGGATGGATGATTCTCTGAAACGATTTGCGCAGGCGTTTGAATCCGGAACGCGTTTTACTGATTTTGAAACGAAAATCGTCAATGCTGACGGGAATGAAAAGTATGTGGTGATGGATGGCGATTTCATTTATATTGATCAGCGTGTGTATCTGATGCTGATTATCCGCGACGTTCATTCTTATAAGGAAGCTGAGCAGACGATCCGTTTTCTCGCCTATCACGATCCGCTTACGAAACTTTCTAACCGCCGTTCGTTTTATGAAATGGCAGCCACAGAGCTTGAATTAAAAGAAAATCGTGCATTTTTGATTCTTGATCTGGATGGTTTTAAAGGGGTTAATGATACGTACGGGCATCAGACAGGCGATGATTTCCTTATTCATGTAGGCCGGCTGTTCGAAAGTGTTGTGGGTGAAAAAGGGCTCGCAGCGCGGGTTGGCGGGGATGAGTTTTACGCGTTTTTGACTTATGTGGATGATGAGGATCTGCATCATCAGCTGCGATTGATGCGGCGTGTGTTTAATGAAGAGCCGCTTGAGCTTGGGGAGGTATTCCTTCCGATCCGTTTCAGCCTTGGTGTCAGCCGGTTCCCGGTAGATGCTCAGGATGTGGAAACGCTGATTCATAAAGCGGATCAGGCGATGTATTCCGTGAAAAATGCGGAAAAAAATGATTATGCGTTATGGGAGGAGCCTTCTAAACGAAGGGTTCGGACTGGAAAAGATTGA
- a CDS encoding glycerophosphodiester phosphodiesterase, with amino-acid sequence MTNLYAHRGASTMCPENTMAAFRQAVREKADGIEIDVQLSKDGEAVVIHDETVDRTTNGTGAVKDLTVMELKKLDAGSWYNEACAGETIPLLEEVLKWIAKTKLTLNIELKTDVEPYPGIEQAVLDAVERHGLEERVILSSFNPDTLRRIRELDHAVSIAVLVWDNVDGVVKMARRLGADAIHARPDFMRTAEAARAAASGLPIRLYTVNEPEDLEGIALSDVDSLFTDAPSRLRKELAAVSVE; translated from the coding sequence ATGACGAACCTTTACGCCCACCGCGGCGCCAGCACCATGTGTCCGGAAAATACGATGGCCGCTTTCAGACAGGCCGTCCGTGAAAAAGCAGACGGCATTGAAATCGATGTACAGCTTTCAAAAGACGGAGAAGCCGTAGTCATTCATGATGAAACCGTTGATCGTACCACAAACGGCACAGGTGCAGTAAAGGACCTCACTGTGATGGAGCTGAAAAAGCTCGACGCCGGCAGCTGGTACAATGAAGCCTGCGCCGGAGAGACCATCCCGCTTTTAGAGGAAGTCTTAAAATGGATTGCCAAAACAAAATTAACCTTAAACATTGAGCTGAAAACCGACGTGGAGCCATATCCGGGTATCGAGCAGGCTGTCCTTGATGCGGTAGAGCGTCACGGGCTGGAGGAGCGCGTCATCCTGTCTTCCTTCAACCCTGACACGCTCCGCCGAATCCGTGAGCTTGATCACGCAGTATCGATTGCGGTTCTTGTCTGGGATAACGTGGACGGTGTGGTCAAAATGGCCCGTCGACTCGGCGCTGACGCCATTCACGCCCGACCGGACTTCATGCGCACTGCAGAAGCCGCCCGCGCAGCCGCATCAGGTCTGCCGATCCGGCTTTATACGGTCAATGAGCCAGAAGACCTTGAAGGCATCGCCCTTTCAGACGTGGACTCACTCTTTACCGACGCCCCGTCGCGTCTGCGCAAAGAACTGGCGGCTGTGTCAGTAGAATAG
- a CDS encoding ABC transporter substrate-binding protein — protein MKKLWIGSTAMALLLAACSGETEESVQTTDATASTTEEGKTEVVFWHAMSGELETALNTLVDDFNASQDEYEVEPVFQGTYEEALTKLNTVAGTDESPAMMQVFEVGTKFMIDSGHIQPVQDFIDEEGFDTSIWEENITNYYSVDGVQYSMPFNSSTPVLIYNKDAFEAAGLDPEKAPMTYSELKEAAEALTTDTQKGFSILNYGWFFEEMVAAQGGLFVNEENGRAGQATEAVFNGEEGLNVFNLIKEMYDEGTYYNSGQNWDDMRAAFQSGATAMILDSSAGVKGMIDNAPFEVGVGYLPVPEDAERNGVIIGGASLWMADDIPAEQKQGAWEFMKYASSAEAQAQWHVDTGYFAINPAAYEEQIVKDQWEQYPQLKVTVDQLKETQANAATGGALISVFPEARQRVVNAMESLYQGADPQEALDQAVEETNRALEVDAAKSGN, from the coding sequence ATGAAAAAGCTTTGGATCGGTTCAACGGCAATGGCACTTCTTTTGGCAGCATGTTCTGGTGAAACAGAAGAATCAGTACAGACAACAGATGCAACGGCTTCCACTACAGAAGAAGGTAAAACAGAGGTTGTATTCTGGCACGCGATGAGCGGAGAGCTTGAAACAGCGCTGAACACACTTGTGGATGATTTCAACGCGTCTCAGGATGAGTATGAGGTTGAGCCAGTATTCCAGGGAACGTACGAGGAAGCACTGACAAAGCTGAACACAGTTGCCGGCACAGACGAATCTCCAGCGATGATGCAGGTATTTGAAGTGGGTACAAAATTCATGATCGACTCCGGTCATATCCAGCCGGTTCAGGATTTTATTGATGAAGAAGGCTTTGATACATCAATCTGGGAAGAAAATATCACAAACTATTACAGTGTAGACGGCGTTCAATATTCAATGCCATTTAACTCATCAACACCAGTCCTCATTTACAACAAGGACGCATTTGAAGCAGCAGGACTTGATCCAGAGAAAGCACCAATGACTTACAGCGAGCTAAAAGAGGCTGCAGAAGCACTGACGACGGATACACAAAAAGGCTTCTCGATCCTGAACTATGGCTGGTTCTTTGAAGAAATGGTCGCTGCTCAGGGCGGACTGTTCGTCAATGAAGAAAACGGACGTGCAGGTCAGGCAACAGAAGCTGTTTTTAACGGAGAAGAAGGACTGAACGTATTCAACCTGATCAAAGAGATGTATGATGAAGGTACGTACTATAACTCAGGCCAGAACTGGGATGATATGCGTGCAGCATTCCAGTCAGGTGCAACAGCGATGATTCTTGACTCTTCTGCAGGTGTAAAAGGGATGATCGACAACGCACCATTTGAAGTGGGTGTTGGTTACCTGCCAGTACCGGAAGATGCAGAGCGTAACGGGGTTATTATCGGTGGTGCATCCCTTTGGATGGCTGACGATATCCCGGCTGAACAGAAGCAGGGTGCTTGGGAATTCATGAAGTACGCATCATCTGCTGAAGCACAGGCACAATGGCACGTGGACACAGGCTACTTTGCAATCAACCCGGCAGCTTATGAAGAGCAAATTGTAAAAGACCAGTGGGAGCAGTATCCTCAGCTGAAGGTAACCGTTGATCAGCTAAAAGAAACACAGGCGAACGCAGCAACAGGCGGCGCGCTGATCTCTGTCTTCCCTGAAGCAAGACAACGTGTTGTCAATGCAATGGAAAGCCTTTATCAGGGAGCAGATCCACAGGAAGCACTTGATCAGGCAGTAGAAGAAACAAACCGCGCGCTTGAAGTAGACGCAGCGAAATCAGGAAACTGA
- a CDS encoding carbohydrate ABC transporter permease yields MGKKVLLYMALTVSGLVMVFPILYAFLISFMQGGEVLQGSLWPESFSLANYFSAFERVPLLTYLWNSLVVSVLIMVGQLVLCSLAAFAFVFIEFKGREWIFYLFISTMMIPWEATMVPNFQTVQSLGWLNSYAGLTIPFFAMAFGTFLLRQQFKTIPKELYEASQIAGISKLRFFTGVVLPVAKTTITTLAIYSFLTAWNMYLWPLLVTNNEANRTVQIGLKQMQTQEIASDWGVVMAGVVMVILPTLILLFAGQKRLQEGLTQGALK; encoded by the coding sequence ATGGGAAAAAAGGTTTTACTTTATATGGCGCTCACCGTCTCCGGACTTGTGATGGTGTTCCCGATTCTTTACGCCTTTTTAATAAGCTTTATGCAGGGTGGGGAAGTGCTGCAGGGCTCTTTATGGCCGGAAAGCTTTTCACTCGCCAATTATTTTTCCGCTTTTGAGCGGGTGCCGCTTCTGACGTATTTATGGAACAGTCTCGTTGTTTCGGTGCTGATCATGGTCGGACAGCTCGTGTTATGCAGTCTAGCCGCGTTTGCGTTTGTATTTATTGAATTTAAAGGGCGCGAATGGATTTTCTATCTGTTTATTTCCACGATGATGATTCCGTGGGAAGCAACAATGGTACCAAACTTCCAGACCGTACAGTCGCTTGGCTGGCTCAACAGCTACGCAGGGCTGACGATTCCGTTTTTTGCGATGGCCTTTGGGACGTTTTTACTCAGACAGCAGTTCAAGACGATTCCAAAGGAGCTGTATGAAGCGTCACAGATCGCCGGAATCAGCAAGCTGCGCTTTTTCACAGGCGTCGTACTGCCAGTTGCAAAAACGACGATCACAACCTTAGCGATTTACAGCTTTTTAACCGCATGGAATATGTATTTATGGCCGCTTCTTGTGACGAACAATGAAGCAAACCGGACCGTTCAAATCGGTCTGAAGCAGATGCAGACCCAGGAAATTGCAAGTGACTGGGGCGTTGTCATGGCGGGTGTGGTCATGGTCATCTTACCAACGTTAATTCTCTTATTTGCAGGACAAAAACGACTTCAGGAAGGCCTCACACAAGGGGCGCTAAAATAA
- a CDS encoding carbohydrate ABC transporter permease, whose product MRQETTIGSTGDRHLERKRAWSNWMTGMMFLLPSLILFGVFLFYPMVRTVYLSLFLTDSQGIPVVFVGWENFINLFQSTSFQLSAKATALFVLYTVPAGIVLATGLAILANQKLRGIGLFRTMFSATMGMSVAASSVIWMFLFNPSIGLFNRILAALNIPGVQWLLDPQYALLSVSVATIWMNTGFAFLILLGGLQNIDQSLYESARIAGVSESYKLRKITLPMLSPTLFFVTTVSLINAFQTFGQIDLLTKGGPMESTNVIVYSIYKDAFINYNVGSASAQAVLLFVAVLVVTVLQFKIGERKVHYQ is encoded by the coding sequence ATTCGACAGGAAACGACAATTGGATCGACAGGTGACAGGCACCTCGAACGTAAGCGCGCCTGGTCCAACTGGATGACTGGCATGATGTTTTTGCTGCCATCGCTGATTTTGTTTGGTGTGTTTCTGTTTTATCCGATGGTTCGCACGGTGTATTTGAGTTTGTTTTTAACGGATTCGCAAGGGATTCCGGTGGTGTTTGTGGGCTGGGAGAATTTTATTAATTTGTTTCAGTCGACGAGTTTTCAGCTGAGTGCGAAGGCGACGGCGCTGTTTGTTTTGTATACGGTGCCTGCCGGGATTGTGCTGGCAACGGGGCTTGCGATTTTAGCGAATCAGAAGCTGCGCGGGATCGGGCTGTTCCGCACGATGTTTTCAGCGACGATGGGGATGAGTGTGGCGGCGTCTTCTGTGATCTGGATGTTTTTATTTAACCCGTCGATCGGTTTGTTTAACCGGATTTTGGCGGCGCTGAATATTCCGGGTGTGCAGTGGCTGCTTGATCCGCAGTACGCATTGCTGTCAGTTTCTGTGGCGACGATCTGGATGAATACGGGCTTTGCGTTTCTCATCCTTCTTGGCGGGCTGCAGAATATTGATCAGTCCTTATATGAAAGCGCACGGATTGCGGGGGTAAGCGAGTCTTACAAGCTTCGTAAAATTACGTTGCCGATGCTGTCACCAACGCTATTTTTCGTCACGACCGTATCGCTGATCAACGCATTTCAGACGTTTGGACAGATTGATCTGTTAACAAAAGGCGGTCCGATGGAATCTACGAATGTCATTGTGTATTCCATTTACAAAGACGCTTTTATTAACTACAACGTAGGATCTGCAAGTGCGCAGGCTGTGCTGTTGTTTGTGGCGGTACTGGTTGTCACGGTGCTTCAATTCAAAATCGGTGAAAGGAAGGTGCACTATCAGTGA
- a CDS encoding ABC transporter ATP-binding protein, whose translation MRKVELKGLTKSYDGKHDVLKAIDVTIEPGEFFVLVGPSGCGKSTMLRMIAGLESITSGELALDGKRANALSPSERDLSMVFQNYALYPHLTVEQNITFGLHVKKISKKEQKARCEEVCTMLGLTDYMKRKPKELSGGQRQRVALARAVVTQAPLCLMDEPLSNLDAKLRAKMRSEIRQLQRKLGITMIYVTHDQTEAMTMADRMMILSGGDVQQIGRPLDVYNNPANTFVASFIGSPPMNLIEAEISDSVLVADGHWMTPITAEMKAKLQTDKVTLGVRPEHISLAKDSEPGFLVQVANVEVLGTETLVTFDFGEDTQWIAKWNGQSNIQPGAQIRIAVDDHHLALFSTETGERIYCQASEQSAEKKVSS comes from the coding sequence ATGAGAAAGGTTGAGCTGAAAGGATTAACAAAATCCTATGACGGAAAGCATGACGTGTTAAAAGCGATTGATGTCACGATTGAGCCGGGCGAATTCTTCGTTCTTGTCGGGCCATCGGGCTGTGGTAAAAGTACGATGCTGCGGATGATCGCAGGGCTTGAATCCATTACATCAGGAGAGCTTGCTTTAGATGGCAAGCGCGCTAATGCCCTTTCGCCAAGTGAGCGCGACCTGTCGATGGTGTTTCAGAATTACGCCCTCTATCCGCATTTAACAGTGGAGCAGAATATCACATTCGGACTTCACGTGAAAAAAATCTCTAAAAAAGAGCAAAAAGCGCGCTGTGAAGAGGTTTGCACGATGCTTGGACTCACCGATTACATGAAGCGGAAGCCAAAAGAGCTCTCAGGCGGTCAACGCCAGCGTGTGGCGTTAGCGCGAGCGGTTGTCACGCAGGCGCCACTTTGCCTCATGGATGAGCCGCTATCAAACCTTGATGCGAAATTAAGGGCAAAAATGCGCTCAGAAATCCGCCAGCTTCAAAGAAAGCTCGGCATCACGATGATTTATGTCACGCATGACCAGACAGAAGCGATGACGATGGCGGACCGGATGATGATTTTATCAGGCGGGGACGTGCAGCAGATCGGCCGTCCGCTGGATGTGTACAACAATCCGGCGAACACCTTTGTCGCATCCTTTATCGGATCGCCGCCAATGAACTTAATCGAAGCGGAAATTTCCGACTCCGTGTTAGTCGCAGATGGACACTGGATGACGCCAATCACAGCTGAGATGAAAGCGAAACTGCAGACGGATAAAGTGACGCTTGGCGTACGTCCGGAGCACATTTCACTCGCCAAAGACAGCGAGCCCGGCTTCCTCGTCCAGGTTGCAAACGTAGAAGTGCTTGGCACCGAAACGCTTGTAACATTCGACTTCGGCGAAGACACGCAGTGGATCGCAAAATGGAACGGCCAAAGCAATATTCAGCCGGGTGCACAAATCCGCATCGCAGTCGATGATCATCACCTGGCTCTCTTCTCAACCGAAACAGGAGAGCGCATCTACTGTCAGGCATCTGAACAGTCAGCTGAAAAGAAGGTGTCATCATGA